A section of the Streptomyces sp. NBC_01363 genome encodes:
- a CDS encoding isocitrate lyase/phosphoenolpyruvate mutase family protein, with protein MTCTMHEFGRYADVRAALADPALVPEPPTADGGPAGASVAWLRTTVARFAEGDRVLLDLAAAGRAHPVPLAFGAPPRVCPGRAHALALADGLLQRPLTAFARLHRQAATPLLLPNAWDHASAAALVAQGFAAVGTTSLGVAAAVGLPDGAAAAVEATLALARRLGQDSFLFTVDAEGGFSDDAAEVAELASKLYDAGAAGINLEDGRPDGTLAPVELHAAKVAAVKAAVPELFINARTDTHWSGRQEEETATRLATYEQAGADGVFVPGLSDPDRIAELAATLVVPLNVLYAPTGPTLAELAALGVRRVSLGSLLYRRALAAAVETATAIRDGRPTDLRAPSYAEVQRLAVPGV; from the coding sequence ATGACCTGCACGATGCACGAGTTCGGCCGCTATGCGGACGTGCGGGCGGCGCTCGCCGACCCGGCGCTTGTTCCGGAGCCGCCGACTGCGGACGGTGGTCCGGCCGGGGCGAGTGTCGCCTGGTTGCGCACCACCGTGGCCCGGTTCGCCGAGGGCGACCGGGTGCTGCTCGACCTCGCGGCGGCCGGTCGCGCACATCCCGTACCGCTCGCCTTCGGCGCCCCACCTCGCGTCTGCCCCGGCCGTGCCCACGCCCTGGCCCTGGCCGACGGCCTGCTCCAGCGCCCGCTGACCGCCTTCGCCCGTCTGCATCGCCAGGCCGCCACCCCGCTGTTGCTGCCCAACGCCTGGGACCATGCCTCGGCCGCCGCGCTGGTGGCGCAGGGCTTCGCAGCCGTCGGCACCACCAGCCTCGGTGTGGCCGCGGCCGTCGGTCTGCCGGACGGGGCGGCCGCCGCAGTCGAGGCGACCTTGGCGCTGGCCCGCCGACTCGGACAGGACTCCTTCCTGTTCACGGTCGACGCCGAAGGCGGATTCAGTGACGACGCGGCGGAAGTGGCCGAGCTGGCAAGCAAGTTGTACGACGCGGGCGCGGCGGGGATCAATCTGGAGGACGGCCGCCCCGACGGCACCCTTGCCCCGGTGGAGCTGCACGCCGCGAAGGTCGCGGCGGTGAAGGCCGCCGTGCCCGAGCTGTTCATCAACGCCCGCACCGACACCCACTGGTCGGGCCGCCAGGAGGAGGAGACCGCGACACGGCTGGCGACGTACGAACAGGCCGGTGCGGACGGGGTGTTCGTGCCGGGGCTGTCGGATCCGGACCGGATCGCCGAACTGGCCGCCACTCTCGTCGTCCCGTTGAACGTCCTGTACGCGCCGACCGGTCCCACCCTTGCCGAACTGGCCGCACTCGGCGTGCGCAGGGTCAGTCTCGGATCACTGTTGTACCGCAGAGCCCTGGCGGCGGCGGTGGAGACCGCGACCGCCATCCGGGACGGGCGGCCGACGGACCTGAGGGCCCCTTCCTACGCGGAGGTGCAGCGGCTGGCCGTGCCCGGTGTCTGA
- a CDS encoding peptidase dimerization domain-containing protein, which translates to MLERGAFDDVTVAMMVHPFPVDITDPRGSSNAVARFEVAFTGRASHAAAAPEGGLNAADAAVVAQVAVGLLRQQLRDGYRVAGIVRLGGERTNIIPERSVLEYEVRTPTGEELTDLRERVLNCFRGAALATGTTMEMRPIQPDYLDLRQDAALMAAYARNLRATGREVPEPGPVPQGTGGSTDMGNVTHALPAVHPGLGVLGARGMPHTRQFAEEAASPAGDDALLDGALAMAWTGLDLASDAKWRARCVSARQR; encoded by the coding sequence ATGCTCGAACGCGGTGCCTTCGACGATGTGACGGTGGCGATGATGGTGCACCCCTTCCCCGTCGACATCACGGACCCACGGGGCTCCAGCAACGCGGTCGCCCGCTTCGAGGTCGCCTTCACCGGCCGGGCGTCACATGCCGCCGCGGCCCCCGAGGGCGGGCTCAACGCCGCGGACGCGGCGGTGGTCGCCCAGGTCGCGGTGGGCCTGCTCCGCCAGCAGTTGCGGGACGGATACCGGGTGGCCGGGATCGTCCGTCTCGGTGGGGAGCGCACGAACATCATCCCCGAGCGCTCGGTGCTGGAGTACGAAGTACGCACCCCCACCGGCGAGGAGCTCACCGATCTCCGGGAACGGGTGCTGAACTGCTTCCGCGGCGCCGCGCTGGCCACCGGTACGACGATGGAGATGCGGCCGATCCAGCCCGACTACCTCGATCTGCGCCAGGACGCCGCGCTGATGGCCGCGTACGCCCGCAACTTGCGCGCGACCGGGCGGGAGGTGCCCGAGCCGGGCCCGGTGCCGCAGGGCACGGGTGGCTCCACGGACATGGGCAACGTCACCCACGCCCTGCCCGCCGTCCACCCCGGCCTCGGGGTGCTGGGGGCCCGGGGCATGCCGCACACACGGCAGTTCGCCGAGGAGGCCGCGAGCCCGGCGGGGGACGACGCGCTGCTCGACGGCGCACTCGCGATGGCGTGGACCGGCCTGGACCTCGCCTCCGACGCAAAGTGGCGGGCCCGCTGCGTGTCCGCGCGGCAACGCTGA
- a CDS encoding TetR/AcrR family transcriptional regulator — MAKSTQRPVGRPRSEDVRDRVIGAADELLAEIGYLGMTMDEIAVRAKVSKKTLYRWWPHKTAVTAEVLVARADVRAIPDLDDTRAELLVVFDCIDELTRARDTFTRLCLIEAAADESGLLQSFLDVVLRRRDQARAVVQRGIARGDLPADIDADALLDLWNGFFVYRRSFRPAPVHKDTVRQLVELALAGQVPRLPAEGRGPSGSSG, encoded by the coding sequence ATGGCGAAGAGCACTCAGCGGCCGGTCGGCCGGCCCCGCAGCGAGGACGTCCGCGACCGGGTCATCGGCGCGGCCGACGAGTTGCTCGCCGAGATCGGCTATCTCGGCATGACCATGGACGAGATCGCCGTACGCGCAAAGGTCTCCAAGAAGACCCTCTACCGGTGGTGGCCGCACAAGACCGCGGTGACCGCCGAGGTGCTCGTCGCCCGCGCCGATGTACGCGCCATTCCCGACCTCGACGACACCCGAGCCGAACTGCTCGTGGTCTTCGACTGCATCGACGAACTCACACGCGCCCGTGACACTTTCACGCGGCTGTGTCTGATCGAGGCCGCGGCCGACGAATCGGGCCTGCTCCAGTCCTTCCTCGACGTCGTGCTGCGGCGCCGCGACCAGGCCCGTGCCGTCGTACAGCGCGGGATCGCCCGCGGCGATCTGCCCGCGGACATCGACGCGGACGCACTCCTCGACCTGTGGAACGGATTCTTCGTCTACCGACGGTCCTTCCGTCCCGCGCCCGTGCACAAGGACACGGTGCGCCAGCTCGTCGAGCTCGCCCTGGCCGGACAGGTGCCGCGCCTGCCCGCCGAAGGCCGGGGCCCCAGCGGTTCGTCCGGCTGA
- a CDS encoding proline/glycine betaine ABC transporter permease: MSTTVTTAAGTGAPPARVPLSDALARHRTAIIGGVALVALLLGAVLLGGGSWPARFAVDLSGPLGDASDWIIDNRDSHPLFLYFFGHISNAVVLSVRAVYLVLLAAGWAGVTAAAGLVAWRLAGIRPALTAVAAFAVCGLLGMWVPTMQTLALMVVAVAASVLLGALLGLAAGLSDRVHRALRPVLDTMQVLPAFAYLLPVVLVFGIGVPAAVLATVVYAAPPMARLTALGLRGADAGVMEAAASLGATGRQRLLTARLPLARKELLLGVNQSIMMALSMAVIASVIGAGGLGDRVYQALASVDVGAALAAGVPVVLLAVVLDRVTAAAGERIGAVPGRGSGLGWAVAAAGTVAVALAGRYTGRLSWPDAWTMDIAGSVNRAVDWMTAHLYSGVPVIGGTADWAARFTTWVLDPVRDGLQWLPWWAVLLLVGVLAQLIGTWRTALTAVLAMAAIGVLGVWDPALDTLSQVLAAVAVTLVAGVATGVATARSPRLERLLRPVLDVFQTMPQFVYLIPVVALFGVGRAPATVAAVVYALPAVVRITTQGMRAVDPVAMESSRSLGATGWQQLCQVQLPLARPALLLAVNQGVVLVLAVVIIGGLVGGGALGYLVVFGLAQGDLATGLVAGAAIVCLGLMLDRVTQPAGKEPRDA; this comes from the coding sequence ATGAGCACCACCGTCACCACTGCCGCCGGGACGGGCGCGCCCCCGGCGCGCGTGCCGCTGAGCGACGCCCTCGCCCGGCACCGCACCGCGATCATCGGGGGCGTCGCCCTCGTCGCACTCCTCCTCGGAGCCGTACTCCTGGGCGGCGGCAGCTGGCCCGCACGGTTCGCCGTCGACCTGTCCGGACCGCTCGGCGACGCCAGCGACTGGATCATCGACAACCGGGACAGCCACCCGCTCTTCCTGTACTTCTTCGGCCACATCAGCAACGCCGTCGTACTGTCCGTACGCGCCGTCTACCTCGTGCTCCTCGCCGCCGGCTGGGCCGGGGTCACGGCCGCCGCAGGCCTCGTCGCCTGGCGCCTCGCGGGCATCCGCCCGGCGCTCACCGCCGTCGCAGCGTTCGCCGTGTGCGGGCTGCTCGGCATGTGGGTGCCCACCATGCAGACCCTCGCGCTGATGGTGGTCGCCGTCGCCGCGTCCGTTCTGCTCGGGGCGCTGCTCGGGCTCGCCGCCGGGCTGTCCGACCGCGTGCACCGGGCACTGCGCCCGGTGCTCGACACCATGCAGGTGCTGCCCGCGTTCGCGTATCTGCTCCCGGTCGTGCTGGTCTTCGGGATCGGCGTACCGGCCGCGGTCCTCGCCACCGTCGTCTACGCGGCCCCGCCCATGGCCCGGTTGACCGCGCTCGGTCTGCGCGGCGCGGACGCCGGGGTGATGGAGGCCGCGGCCTCGCTCGGCGCGACCGGCCGGCAGCGGTTGCTGACCGCCCGGCTCCCGCTGGCCCGCAAGGAACTGCTGCTCGGGGTCAACCAATCGATCATGATGGCGCTCTCGATGGCCGTGATCGCGTCCGTGATCGGCGCGGGCGGTCTCGGCGACCGCGTGTACCAGGCCCTCGCCTCGGTCGATGTCGGCGCGGCGCTCGCCGCCGGTGTGCCGGTCGTCCTGCTCGCCGTCGTCCTCGACCGTGTCACCGCCGCCGCGGGCGAGCGTATCGGCGCCGTGCCCGGCCGGGGGAGCGGCCTCGGCTGGGCGGTCGCCGCGGCCGGTACGGTCGCCGTCGCGCTCGCCGGCCGCTACACCGGCCGGCTGTCGTGGCCCGACGCGTGGACCATGGACATCGCGGGTTCCGTCAATCGTGCCGTCGACTGGATGACCGCGCACCTGTACTCCGGGGTTCCCGTCATCGGCGGCACCGCCGACTGGGCCGCCCGCTTCACCACCTGGGTCCTCGACCCGGTGCGCGACGGTCTTCAGTGGCTGCCCTGGTGGGCCGTACTGCTCCTGGTGGGGGTGCTCGCCCAGCTCATCGGCACCTGGCGCACCGCGCTGACCGCCGTGCTCGCGATGGCCGCGATCGGGGTGCTCGGTGTGTGGGACCCGGCGCTGGACACCCTCTCGCAGGTGCTGGCCGCGGTCGCCGTCACACTCGTCGCCGGTGTCGCCACCGGCGTCGCCACGGCCCGCAGCCCCCGCCTGGAGCGGCTGTTGCGGCCCGTGCTCGACGTCTTCCAGACCATGCCGCAGTTCGTGTACCTGATCCCGGTGGTCGCGCTGTTCGGCGTCGGCCGGGCACCCGCCACCGTCGCGGCCGTGGTGTACGCGCTGCCCGCCGTCGTCCGCATCACCACCCAGGGCATGCGCGCCGTGGACCCGGTCGCGATGGAGTCGTCCCGCTCGCTCGGCGCGACGGGCTGGCAGCAACTGTGCCAGGTCCAACTGCCCCTCGCCCGGCCGGCGTTGCTGCTGGCCGTCAATCAGGGTGTGGTCCTCGTCCTCGCCGTCGTCATCATCGGCGGGCTGGTGGGCGGCGGTGCGCTCGGCTACCTCGTGGTGTTCGGGCTGGCCCAGGGAGACCTGGCGACCGGGCTGGTCGCGGGCGCGGCCATCGTATGCCTCGGACTGATGCTGGACCGGGTCACACAGCCGGCCGGGAAGGAGCCCCGGGATGCGTAG
- a CDS encoding ABC transporter substrate-binding protein, whose amino-acid sequence MRRRTIAAAAAFGLLALTGCGAADMTKQASPYADAHGARTVTLSVQSWVGAQANAAVAQYLLEHELGYRVDTVQIDEVPAWDALSQGRVDAILEDWGHPEQEERYVADKKTIAPGGELGVTGHIGWFVPKYFADANPDVTDWKNLNKYAGRLRTAESGGKGQLLDGSPSYVTNDRALVKNLDLDYQVVFSGSEAAQITQIKQFAKEKKPFLTYWYKPQWLFEQVPMTEVKLPPYKEGCDADPKKVACAYPRTPLRKFLNARFADGGGGAAAFLKKFHWTTRAQNEVALMIADQKLSPGEAAERWVRKNESTWRAWLPK is encoded by the coding sequence ATGCGTAGGCGCACCATCGCCGCCGCCGCGGCGTTCGGGCTGCTGGCTCTGACGGGCTGCGGCGCGGCGGACATGACCAAGCAGGCGTCCCCGTACGCCGACGCGCACGGCGCCAGGACGGTGACACTGTCGGTCCAGTCGTGGGTGGGTGCGCAGGCCAACGCCGCCGTCGCCCAGTACCTGCTCGAACACGAGCTGGGATACCGCGTCGACACCGTCCAGATCGACGAGGTCCCCGCCTGGGACGCCCTCAGCCAGGGCCGTGTCGACGCGATCCTGGAGGACTGGGGCCACCCGGAACAGGAGGAGCGCTACGTCGCGGACAAGAAGACGATCGCGCCGGGCGGGGAGCTCGGCGTGACCGGCCACATCGGCTGGTTCGTGCCGAAGTATTTCGCCGACGCGAACCCGGACGTGACGGACTGGAAGAACCTGAACAAGTACGCCGGCCGGCTCCGCACGGCGGAGAGCGGCGGCAAGGGGCAGCTCCTGGACGGCTCGCCGTCGTACGTCACCAACGACCGGGCGCTGGTGAAGAATCTGGACCTGGACTACCAGGTGGTCTTCTCCGGCTCCGAGGCGGCGCAGATCACGCAGATCAAGCAGTTCGCCAAGGAGAAGAAGCCGTTCCTGACCTACTGGTACAAGCCGCAGTGGCTGTTCGAGCAGGTCCCGATGACGGAGGTGAAGCTGCCCCCGTACAAGGAGGGCTGCGACGCCGACCCGAAGAAGGTGGCGTGCGCGTATCCGCGCACCCCGCTGCGGAAGTTCCTCAACGCCCGGTTCGCCGACGGGGGCGGCGGGGCCGCCGCGTTCCTGAAGAAGTTCCACTGGACGACACGGGCACAGAACGAGGTGGCGCTGATGATCGCGGACCAGAAGCTGTCGCCCGGGGAGGCCGCGGAACGGTGGGTGCGGAAGAACGAGTCCACGTGGCGGGCGTGGCTGCCCAAGTGA
- a CDS encoding metallophosphoesterase, protein MDRRSFMATTGSASLVGGALAAGAGLAAPAAEAAPHRPGKGRTVRFNIISDIQGDLADFGKALDDLHRINPGSAGLGIAGDITPRGYDFEYAAVRQTLARHPHPKNVAWAIGNHEFYVPKYSDPNTLAQDTWPNGTTEDSLFRSFYNFAERNKVYSETSFGGVPVLSLGTERYSHYHDAKLWDEVWISDEQFAWLEDRLAYWARRRRPVMVLTHHPLPNTVSGTHNKLYLNDYLQPDRLLSILGRHKDVFLFSGHTHWDLNLSDWVVRRVVPGTGNLEGFTVVNTSAVQVGWMDDGKGGEVSLGGAFNQGLQVEVGPHSVVIKARDFTTGTWLKQLTVPLHTKS, encoded by the coding sequence ATGGATCGCAGATCGTTCATGGCCACCACAGGCAGCGCATCGCTGGTGGGCGGTGCGCTCGCCGCCGGCGCGGGACTGGCGGCGCCGGCGGCCGAGGCCGCTCCGCACCGGCCCGGCAAGGGCCGGACGGTTCGGTTCAACATCATCAGTGACATCCAGGGCGACCTCGCCGACTTCGGCAAGGCCCTCGACGATCTGCACCGCATCAACCCCGGCAGTGCCGGCCTCGGCATAGCCGGCGACATCACACCGCGCGGCTACGACTTCGAGTACGCGGCGGTCCGCCAGACCCTCGCTCGGCACCCGCACCCCAAGAACGTCGCGTGGGCCATCGGCAACCACGAGTTCTACGTACCGAAGTACAGCGACCCGAACACCCTCGCCCAGGACACCTGGCCCAACGGCACCACCGAGGACTCCCTCTTCCGCAGCTTCTACAACTTCGCGGAACGCAACAAGGTCTACTCGGAGACCTCGTTCGGCGGCGTCCCCGTGCTCAGCCTGGGCACCGAGCGCTACTCCCACTACCACGACGCGAAGCTGTGGGACGAGGTGTGGATCAGCGACGAGCAGTTCGCCTGGCTGGAGGACCGCCTCGCGTACTGGGCGCGCCGCCGTCGGCCCGTCATGGTGCTGACCCACCACCCGCTGCCCAACACGGTGTCGGGCACGCACAACAAGCTCTACCTCAACGACTACCTCCAGCCCGACCGGCTCCTGTCGATCCTGGGCCGCCACAAGGACGTGTTCCTCTTCTCCGGGCACACGCACTGGGACCTCAATCTGTCCGACTGGGTGGTGCGCCGTGTGGTCCCCGGCACCGGCAACCTCGAAGGGTTCACCGTCGTGAACACCTCGGCCGTCCAGGTGGGCTGGATGGATGACGGCAAGGGCGGCGAGGTCTCCCTCGGCGGTGCCTTCAACCAGGGGCTCCAGGTCGAGGTCGGTCCCCACTCCGTCGTCATCAAGGCCCGCGACTTCACCACGGGCACCTGGCTCAAGCAGCTGACGGTCCCGCTGCACACCAAGTCCTGA
- a CDS encoding CU044_5270 family protein: MNTTPRHPTDHPSEENERLGLTGLLPPPPVPGLTPDRELLLKQALLAEAALAEPPGRLTARATRPRRHLVRFAAPAAACALAVGGVVVVNLADAPGPGPTEVAGGGATGAPEATRLLDRIALAAAGEQQPTVRADQFVYVESKVAYAAQSAGGGPVTMPPVHTRQVWLSADGSRPGLLREAGEPATRPGADGPVDTLDGPGATPRPSTLHASGPSVGNPTHAYVASLPTDPDALLKLIRDETRGQGQDPDQRAFTAIGDLLAETWAPPRVGAALYRAAAKIPGVTVIQAAHDGTGREGVAVARTAHGEQTQWVFDRTTYAFLGERTVLAEAGDAGPAGTVVGTSAVLTKAAVDRAGETP, translated from the coding sequence ATGAACACCACCCCGCGGCACCCCACGGACCACCCGTCCGAGGAGAACGAACGCCTCGGCCTCACCGGTCTGCTGCCCCCGCCACCGGTCCCCGGCCTGACGCCCGACCGCGAACTGCTGCTGAAGCAGGCACTGCTGGCCGAGGCCGCCCTCGCCGAACCGCCCGGCAGGCTCACCGCACGGGCCACGCGCCCGCGTCGGCATCTGGTCCGGTTCGCGGCGCCGGCCGCAGCCTGCGCGCTGGCCGTCGGCGGCGTCGTGGTGGTGAACCTCGCGGACGCGCCGGGGCCCGGCCCCACCGAGGTCGCGGGCGGCGGCGCCACCGGCGCTCCCGAGGCAACGCGGCTCCTCGACCGCATCGCACTCGCCGCCGCCGGAGAGCAGCAGCCGACGGTCCGCGCCGACCAGTTCGTGTACGTCGAGAGCAAGGTCGCCTACGCCGCGCAGAGCGCCGGGGGAGGCCCCGTGACGATGCCTCCCGTGCACACGCGGCAGGTGTGGCTGTCCGCCGACGGCAGTCGCCCCGGCCTGCTGCGCGAGGCGGGCGAGCCCGCCACCCGGCCCGGCGCCGACGGACCCGTCGACACCCTCGACGGACCGGGGGCGACGCCCCGTCCGAGCACCCTGCACGCTTCGGGCCCGTCGGTCGGCAACCCCACCCACGCCTACGTCGCATCGCTGCCCACCGACCCCGACGCCCTGCTGAAGCTGATCCGGGACGAGACCCGGGGACAGGGCCAGGACCCGGACCAGCGCGCTTTCACCGCGATCGGTGACCTGCTGGCCGAGACATGGGCACCACCGCGGGTCGGCGCCGCGCTCTACCGGGCCGCCGCGAAGATCCCCGGGGTCACGGTGATCCAGGCGGCCCACGACGGCACGGGACGCGAGGGTGTTGCCGTCGCCCGCACGGCACACGGAGAGCAGACGCAGTGGGTCTTCGACCGGACCACGTACGCGTTCCTCGGGGAACGCACGGTCCTCGCCGAAGCCGGCGACGCCGGCCCGGCGGGAACCGTCGTCGGCACCTCCGCGGTCCTCACCAAGGCCGCCGTCGACCGTGCCGGTGAGACTCCCTGA
- a CDS encoding serine protease, which translates to MTNSSLPRRSVLRTMALAVAVVGTATPALDTTAFAAEPQTYALTIKHLDRTGRPTGSYETTVTGISGPGADEVVQPHDASGTITVRLPKGRYLLNSSLTSGDGADGTDWIVQPRLDLDRDTTVTVDARTTAPVDVRPPDRSAGFLHSAMVVEVRHQGAERLVNLISSTANLRVAHLGPDAEAGSVKQWFDAYWTTESIDYALGYVFTGTRALTGLTRHPAAKDLATVKVRGAALPGTAGTGSVDLQPSAGLTVGLSRALPTPGTATYLVTPERGNWDITYLAPRAPGGAANRYSAEGVAVRAGSTTTHVFDNAVFGPGLTGRPGVVRDGDRITVDVPLLTDGGGHVPSSPSYASASTTLHRDGVLVGTQSGAPGRAEFTVPPGRATYRITSTVKRTGAPGAATRVTASWTFTSGTTTGPAPVPVSAVRFSPSLSPTGTAAADAALRVPVTVQGAAANGKLRSLAVSVSVDGGASWTRLPVERGAVTIHNPGAGTGVSLRAELTDTDGHTLTQTIVDAYRTQ; encoded by the coding sequence ATGACCAATTCTTCCCTGCCCCGCCGGAGTGTCCTGCGGACCATGGCTCTCGCCGTGGCCGTGGTCGGCACCGCGACGCCCGCCCTGGACACCACGGCCTTCGCCGCCGAGCCGCAGACGTACGCCCTCACGATCAAGCACCTCGACCGCACCGGCCGCCCGACGGGGTCGTACGAGACGACCGTCACCGGAATTTCCGGTCCGGGTGCCGACGAGGTCGTCCAGCCGCACGACGCCTCCGGCACGATCACCGTGCGGCTGCCCAAGGGCCGTTATCTGCTGAACAGTTCCCTGACCTCCGGTGACGGCGCGGACGGTACGGACTGGATCGTCCAGCCGCGCCTCGACCTGGACCGCGACACCACCGTGACCGTCGACGCGAGGACCACGGCGCCCGTCGACGTACGGCCGCCCGACCGCTCGGCGGGCTTCCTGCACAGCGCGATGGTCGTCGAGGTCAGGCACCAGGGCGCCGAACGGCTCGTCAACCTGATCTCCTCCACGGCGAATCTGCGCGTCGCGCACCTGGGCCCCGACGCCGAGGCCGGATCGGTGAAGCAGTGGTTCGACGCGTACTGGACCACCGAGAGCATCGACTACGCGCTCGGTTACGTCTTCACCGGCACCCGCGCCCTGACCGGGCTCACCCGGCACCCCGCCGCCAAGGACCTGGCCACCGTGAAGGTCCGTGGCGCCGCGCTGCCGGGCACGGCGGGGACCGGGTCCGTCGATCTGCAACCGAGTGCCGGCCTGACCGTCGGGCTCTCCCGGGCCCTGCCGACTCCCGGCACCGCCACCTACCTCGTGACTCCGGAACGCGGCAACTGGGACATCACCTACCTGGCTCCCCGTGCGCCCGGCGGGGCGGCGAACCGCTACTCCGCCGAGGGCGTCGCCGTGCGCGCCGGAAGCACGACCACCCATGTCTTCGACAACGCCGTCTTCGGCCCCGGCCTCACCGGCCGCCCCGGCGTCGTGCGCGACGGCGACCGGATCACCGTCGACGTCCCGCTGCTCACCGACGGCGGTGGCCACGTGCCTTCGTCGCCGTCGTACGCCTCGGCCTCGACCACACTGCACCGCGACGGCGTGCTCGTCGGGACGCAGTCCGGCGCACCCGGCCGGGCCGAGTTCACCGTGCCGCCGGGACGCGCGACGTACCGGATCACCAGCACGGTGAAGCGCACCGGCGCGCCCGGCGCCGCCACCCGCGTGACCGCGTCGTGGACCTTCACCTCGGGCACGACCACCGGTCCGGCCCCGGTACCGGTGAGCGCCGTGCGGTTCTCCCCCTCGCTCAGCCCCACCGGCACCGCCGCGGCGGACGCCGCACTCCGTGTCCCCGTCACGGTGCAGGGTGCCGCCGCGAACGGAAAGCTCCGCTCGCTGGCCGTGTCCGTCTCCGTGGACGGCGGCGCCTCGTGGACCCGCCTGCCGGTCGAGCGCGGCGCCGTCACGATCCACAACCCGGGCGCGGGCACCGGCGTCTCCTTGCGCGCGGAGCTGACCGACACCGACGGGCACACCCTCACCCAGACCATCGTCGACGCCTACCGCACGCAGTGA
- a CDS encoding metallophosphoesterase: MLNRVAVLSDIHGVLPALEAVLAEPDVSTADHIVLTGDITAGPQPTQVLDLLTGLGDRVIWISGNADRELLEYRRGQRDTIPDPIAPWAAEQLREDHLDLLGSLPRSASLSLRGLGKVLFCHATPRDDEEVVLVDSRLDRWKEVFNGLDTDIRTVVCGHTHMPFVRLAHGRLVVNPGSIGMPYGRTGAHWALLGPGVELRTTNFDIAAAATQVGQDSSYPEITEWADYFLHARASDADALGAFAPRDGRDHTP; this comes from the coding sequence ATGCTGAACCGAGTAGCCGTCCTGTCCGACATTCACGGAGTCCTGCCGGCCCTGGAGGCAGTGCTCGCCGAACCAGACGTCAGCACCGCCGATCACATCGTGCTCACCGGCGACATCACCGCCGGCCCGCAACCGACCCAGGTTCTCGACCTGCTGACCGGCCTCGGCGACCGCGTCATCTGGATCAGCGGCAACGCCGACCGCGAACTCCTTGAATACCGCCGGGGGCAACGCGACACGATCCCCGACCCGATCGCCCCCTGGGCAGCCGAACAGCTCCGCGAGGACCATCTCGACCTTCTCGGCTCGTTGCCACGATCGGCCTCCCTCTCCCTGCGTGGCCTGGGGAAGGTGCTGTTCTGCCATGCGACCCCCCGTGACGACGAGGAGGTCGTCCTGGTCGACTCCCGCCTCGACCGCTGGAAGGAAGTCTTCAACGGACTCGATACGGACATCCGCACCGTGGTCTGCGGCCACACCCACATGCCGTTCGTCCGCCTCGCCCACGGCCGGCTCGTCGTCAACCCCGGCAGCATCGGCATGCCCTACGGAAGAACCGGAGCACACTGGGCCCTCCTGGGCCCTGGCGTCGAACTGCGGACCACGAACTTCGACATCGCGGCCGCCGCGACCCAGGTCGGTCAGGACTCGTCCTACCCCGAAATCACCGAGTGGGCCGACTACTTCCTGCACGCACGCGCGAGCGACGCAGACGCCCTCGGAGCCTTCGCCCCACGGGACGGACGCGACCACACTCCGTGA
- a CDS encoding RNA polymerase sigma factor, with product MRNRFRCGDRSALGELYDEHSQVLYRYALRVTGDWAEAEDVVSVTFLEAWRSREKLRPEGDSLRPWLLGIATNIMRRNARARRHRDIALARVPERGSVPDFVDDLVTHLADAEQLRAAHTALARLRRRDREVFTLVVWEGLDYAAAAEALGVPVGTVRSRLSRARTRLRELADAEARAARARSGRSGAGRPGAAEGCEPTATSDKPVPGRIPAVRSSSQENHG from the coding sequence ATGAGGAATCGCTTCCGCTGCGGGGACCGCAGCGCGCTGGGAGAGCTGTACGACGAGCACTCCCAGGTGCTGTACCGCTACGCCCTTCGCGTGACCGGCGACTGGGCGGAGGCCGAGGACGTCGTCTCGGTGACCTTCCTGGAGGCGTGGCGCAGCCGGGAGAAGCTGCGCCCCGAAGGGGACAGCCTGCGCCCGTGGCTGCTGGGCATCGCCACCAACATCATGCGCCGCAACGCACGCGCCCGCCGACACCGTGACATCGCGCTCGCCCGCGTCCCGGAACGCGGCTCCGTCCCGGACTTCGTCGACGACCTGGTCACACACCTCGCGGATGCCGAGCAACTGCGTGCGGCGCACACCGCACTCGCCCGACTGCGGCGCCGCGACCGGGAGGTCTTCACCCTCGTGGTGTGGGAAGGCCTGGACTACGCGGCGGCGGCCGAGGCACTCGGCGTACCGGTCGGCACCGTCCGCTCACGCCTCTCCCGCGCCCGTACCCGACTGCGCGAGCTCGCCGACGCCGAGGCCCGCGCCGCACGCGCGCGGTCCGGGCGGTCCGGAGCCGGCCGGCCGGGCGCGGCGGAGGGCTGCGAACCCACTGCCACCTCCGACAAGCCCGTACCGGGCCGCATCCCCGCGGTCCGCTCGTCCAGCCAGGAGAACCACGGATGA